In Helicobacter mastomyrinus, the sequence TCATATGCGGCTTTAATCATCGCTTTATCATCTTTAAGCAAGGGATACACCATAGGCTCTTGCCCCATTTGCAATAAAATAGATTCTAAAAGATGGGGATTGACGCTTCTAACGACATTTTCATACTTTTTTTCCTCGCCTACCTCGATGATTTCATCGCCCACACAGAGAATCCCCACGCGCGCCTTTTGATAGACTTGGAGGAAGTTTTGATTGAGTTCAGCGAGTAAGCCTATTTCAAAAGCGCCGATTTTATCACCTTGTTTGAGTAGCACCTCACCTTTTTTGTAGTTATCGCCCGCTTGACGAATCCACTGATGTGGCTTGATATTATCTGCTGATGTGTTTAAAAAGATTCTGTTATCTTTTAATGTGATATGCTCGACAATGATAAGCGTATCTGCATTTATGGGCAGCAAAGAGCCTGTAAAAGTTTTTATCGTATATCCTCTTTGTAAGGTGGGGCGGTTAGGATTCCCTGCTTTGTTGGGCGGCAAAATTTCTAAGCCATTTGTAAGCAATGTAGGCATATCTTCAAAATTTATCGCATAGCCGTCCATTGCTGATGTTGGGTAAGATGGAACGTCACACGGAGCGGTTATATCTTCTGCGCAGATTCTATGAAGTGCGTTTTTAAAATGCACTTGCTGGGTGCCAAGAGGCTTGATAGGCAGGGTATTTAGGATTTTTACAGCCTCATCATAGCTAATAAGGGTAGGATAGTCTGCCATATTGCCTCCTTATATTGAGTTTAAAGCAAATGTCCTAGTTTTTGCTTTTTTACTGCTAAATAGCCTTGATTATGTGGATTAGTAGGAGTGATAATACTATGGCGCACAACTTTTGCATAAGGTTTTATGGCGTTGATTTTTCGCGGATTGTTTGTTAAAAGATTAATTTGTGTGAGATGAAAATGCTTCAAAATCTCCCCCACGATTTCATAAGTCCTTAAATCACTTTCAAAGCCTAATTCGTGGTTTGCCTCCACCGTATCATAGCCTTTGTCCTGTAAGGCATACGCATTGATTTTATTAAATAGCCCTATGCCACGTCCTTCCTGACGTAAATAGATAAGCATTCCACCCTCATCATTACGTGCAATTTGTTCCATTGCAAGGGCGAGTTCATTCCCGCAATCGCATTTTTTTGAACCAAAAACATCGCCAGTTAGGCATTCAGAGTGAATTCTCACAAGAGGAATCTCTCCTAAATGCGATGTGAAAACTACAAGATGTTCTTTTGAAGATTCTTTAGTGATATATTCACGAAAGCTGATAGCAAGAAAATCTCCAAAACGCGTAGGGAGCTTTGCTTGCTGTGATACCTCATATTCCATATTTATCCTTTAATATATAGCAGTGCAAAATGTCTTATTTTTGAGAAAGCGCATTGTAAAATAATTTATTAAATCTGCATATAATTTTTTATGGCTTATCAATTTATAAAGGATAATTATTATCTATTAATTATTTTTAGCTAAATTAAAAAAGTCAAATTAATACAAAGGAGAAAAAATGGCAAAGAAATTGACAACAGCGACAGGAACACCCATTGGCGATAATCAAAACTCAATGACAGCAGGAGCCCGCGGAAGTGTGCTTTTGCAAGATACTTGGCTTTTAGAGAAGCTCGCACATTTTGATAGGGAGAGAATCCCCGAGCGAGTAGTGCATGCAAACGGCAGTGCGGCGTATGGTGAGCTAACTATCACTAATGATATTACGAAATATTCTAAGGCGGATATTTTTAGTCAAGTGGGCAAAAAAACAAAGGCATTTTTAAGATTTTCAACCGTCGCAGGTGAGAGAGGTGCAGCAGATGCGGAGCGTGATGTGCGAGGATTTGCGTTGAAATTTTACACAAATGAGGGTAATTGGGACATTGTAGGTAATAACACGCCTGTGTTCTTCATCAAAGATGCTTTGAAATTCCCTGATTTTATCCATACGCAAAAGCGCGACCCAAAGACGAATCTAAGAAGTGCGACAGCAGCGTGGGACTTTTGGAGCTTACACCCTGAATCTTTACATCAAGTAACGATTTTGATGAGCGATAGAGGCATTCCCCGCAGTTATCGTGAAATGCACGGCTTTGGCAGCCATACATATAGCTTTATCAATGCAAGAAATGAACGATTTTGGGTGAAATTTCACTTCAAATCTATGCAGGGTATCCACAATCTCACCAATAAAGAAGCCGCAGAGATTATCGCAAATGATAGAGAATCCCATCAACGCGATTTGTTTGAAAATATCGAAAAAGGTAACTTTCCTAAATGGCGATTTTGTGTGCAGATAATGCCTGAAAAAGACGCAGCGAATTATCGCTTTAATCCATTTGATTTAACAAAAGTATGGAGTCATAAAGATTATCCATTGATTGAAGTGGGGATTTTAGAGCTTAATAAGAATCCTGAAAATTATTTTGCTGAAGTAGAGCAGGCAGCTTTCAATCCTGCTAATATCGTGCCGGGCATTGGGTATAGCCCCGATAAAATGCTACAAGGGCGATTGTTTGCCTATGGCGATACGCAGCGATAT encodes:
- a CDS encoding molybdopterin molybdotransferase MoeA, with product MADYPTLISYDEAVKILNTLPIKPLGTQQVHFKNALHRICAEDITAPCDVPSYPTSAMDGYAINFEDMPTLLTNGLEILPPNKAGNPNRPTLQRGYTIKTFTGSLLPINADTLIIVEHITLKDNRIFLNTSADNIKPHQWIRQAGDNYKKGEVLLKQGDKIGAFEIGLLAELNQNFLQVYQKARVGILCVGDEIIEVGEEKKYENVVRSVNPHLLESILLQMGQEPMVYPLLKDDKAMIKAAYERALRECDMIISTGGMSMGDYDFTQDVIKKMGQIHFKGVRLKPGKPVACASCGDTFILGLPGFPNSCAVTFLLFGSIILARLQGRIHKPTFFKARLLENIKRVDTRMEFRACEIYNDEQGTFNVSFSAKKSLQSSMINNLTHNTALAILEENGSDLAAGEEVKVMFLNHF
- the ribA gene encoding GTP cyclohydrolase II; its protein translation is MEYEVSQQAKLPTRFGDFLAISFREYITKESSKEHLVVFTSHLGEIPLVRIHSECLTGDVFGSKKCDCGNELALAMEQIARNDEGGMLIYLRQEGRGIGLFNKINAYALQDKGYDTVEANHELGFESDLRTYEIVGEILKHFHLTQINLLTNNPRKINAIKPYAKVVRHSIITPTNPHNQGYLAVKKQKLGHLL
- a CDS encoding catalase translates to MAKKLTTATGTPIGDNQNSMTAGARGSVLLQDTWLLEKLAHFDRERIPERVVHANGSAAYGELTITNDITKYSKADIFSQVGKKTKAFLRFSTVAGERGAADAERDVRGFALKFYTNEGNWDIVGNNTPVFFIKDALKFPDFIHTQKRDPKTNLRSATAAWDFWSLHPESLHQVTILMSDRGIPRSYREMHGFGSHTYSFINARNERFWVKFHFKSMQGIHNLTNKEAAEIIANDRESHQRDLFENIEKGNFPKWRFCVQIMPEKDAANYRFNPFDLTKVWSHKDYPLIEVGILELNKNPENYFAEVEQAAFNPANIVPGIGYSPDKMLQGRLFAYGDTQRYRLGINHTQLPVNAAISPVSNTQRDGYMQMGKFGGERNYNPSKFDDYSEDSNAIEPPLHTQGGDVAMRYNHRDTEDDYYVQAGDLYRLMNDAQKEALCQNIKEAMEGVPADIKKRQIEHFKKADPAYGKRVEELVL